A single Campylobacter hyointestinalis subsp. hyointestinalis DNA region contains:
- a CDS encoding GatB/YqeY domain-containing protein, whose protein sequence is MSVKEQILNDIKEAMKNKDNFRRDTLRMVNSAFKQIEVDERVELSDERIFSILQTEIKRRNESATQYKAGNRDDLAQKELEEIAIISVYLPKQLSDNEVEEGLKAIISKNGFVSIKDLGALMKVAKDEFGASCDGKRMSEFAKKLLNS, encoded by the coding sequence ATGAGTGTAAAAGAGCAAATTTTAAATGACATTAAAGAGGCGATGAAAAATAAAGATAATTTTCGTCGTGATACTTTAAGAATGGTAAATTCAGCATTTAAACAAATCGAAGTCGATGAAAGAGTAGAGCTTAGCGATGAGCGAATTTTTTCGATTCTTCAAACTGAGATAAAGCGTAGAAACGAATCAGCAACCCAGTATAAAGCGGGAAATAGAGACGATCTCGCTCAAAAAGAACTCGAAGAAATAGCCATTATAAGTGTATATCTTCCAAAACAGTTGAGCGATAACGAAGTAGAAGAGGGGCTTAAAGCCATCATATCAAAAAATGGTTTTGTGTCTATAAAAGATCTAGGAGCTTTAATGAAAGTAGCTAAAGATGAATTTGGCGCAAGCTGCGATGGGAAAAGAATGAGTGAATTTGCTAAAAAGCTTTTAAACAGCTAA
- a CDS encoding CiaD-like domain-containing protein, translated as MKLEDIAKITIDEVAAELEKIQKLEDMQKAKAEEQVRKEPFSISEDEPKEQTVLSKQSIQNTQGFDSEISSEIIFLQNLKERISVLFDGLNSTESTNLDLRLDLTIKFLEFLLANVENRLKLISK; from the coding sequence ATGAAACTTGAAGATATCGCAAAGATCACAATAGACGAGGTCGCTGCCGAACTAGAAAAAATCCAAAAGCTTGAAGATATGCAAAAAGCTAAAGCTGAAGAGCAAGTGCGAAAAGAACCTTTTTCTATATCTGAAGACGAGCCAAAAGAGCAAACAGTCTTAAGCAAACAGTCTATCCAAAACACGCAGGGTTTTGATAGTGAGATCAGTAGTGAGATTATATTTTTACAAAATCTAAAAGAGCGTATAAGCGTACTTTTTGATGGATTAAACAGCACAGAAAGTACAAATTTAGATCTTAGGCTTGATCTTACTATCAAGTTTTTAGAGTTTTTGCTTGCAAATGTTGAAAATCGCCTTAAACTTATCTCAAAATAA
- a CDS encoding CDC27 family protein, giving the protein MLDAYEILELERKWQDFNDKRNRKKQVLYFLILISVLSAIFVSYEIFKHSEQKAIKKQEIVDLNLKKQIDELKQKAKQAKLKLEADKNKTEEQATLATDKQITKENLTPMLIVQNKQNIQNTELEPISQILKPTVIEEFNVNQSEVKKENQNKIFIESKEVKLSIASLKKKFESTNDIKFAISIAQEYYEEQDYKNAMKWAFTVNNMDKDRVEGWIIFAKSKYKTGKKDDAINVLNTINKKQPSKSIDALLTQIKMGTL; this is encoded by the coding sequence ATGCTTGACGCTTACGAAATTCTAGAATTAGAAAGAAAATGGCAAGATTTTAATGATAAAAGAAATAGAAAAAAACAAGTATTGTATTTTTTGATCTTAATATCTGTTTTATCTGCTATATTTGTAAGCTATGAAATATTCAAACATTCCGAACAAAAAGCTATCAAAAAACAAGAAATAGTAGATTTAAATTTGAAAAAACAAATTGATGAATTAAAACAAAAAGCTAAGCAAGCTAAGCTAAAACTTGAAGCCGATAAAAACAAAACAGAAGAGCAAGCGACTTTAGCTACAGATAAGCAGATAACTAAAGAAAATCTCACTCCGATGCTTATCGTCCAAAATAAACAAAATATCCAAAATACGGAACTAGAACCCATAAGCCAGATACTAAAACCGACAGTCATAGAAGAGTTTAATGTTAACCAAAGCGAAGTAAAAAAAGAAAATCAAAACAAGATTTTTATAGAATCAAAAGAAGTGAAGCTATCTATAGCGTCTTTAAAAAAGAAATTTGAATCTACGAATGACATTAAATTTGCTATTTCTATAGCACAGGAGTATTACGAAGAACAAGACTATAAAAATGCTATGAAATGGGCTTTTACGGTAAATAATATGGACAAAGACAGGGTTGAGGGCTGGATCATATTTGCCAAATCAAAATACAAAACAGGCAAAAAAGATGATGCTATAAATGTTTTAAATACTATAAACAAAAAGCAACCGTCAAAAAGTATCGACGCGCTGCTTACACAGATAAAAATGGGTACTTTGTAA
- a CDS encoding DUF2334 domain-containing protein produces the protein MSKYIIRLDDASHRRDIKKWDRMEKLLLTYHICPLVGLIPQNEDPALMFEEDKLYQKTLDRWKDLGWVFALHGFNHVYKISMGGGGLNPVNEHSEFVGVPLEEQRIKIKKGIKILSTYGIEPLVFFAPSHTFDKNTLIALKKESQIRIISDTISNKPYNEYGFTFVPQQSGSVRKLPFDLVTFCYHPNTMEENDFLKLESFLKIYQKDFIKFPLEYVERKKNIYDKFLSFAYFSLRKIRHLKK, from the coding sequence ATGAGTAAATATATTATCAGGTTAGATGACGCCTCTCACCGAAGGGATATAAAAAAATGGGATAGAATGGAAAAACTACTTTTAACTTATCATATTTGTCCGCTTGTTGGCTTAATTCCGCAAAATGAAGATCCGGCATTGATGTTTGAAGAAGATAAATTATATCAAAAAACGTTAGATCGCTGGAAAGATTTGGGCTGGGTATTTGCACTTCATGGATTTAATCACGTATATAAAATATCTATGGGGGGGGGTGGATTAAATCCTGTCAATGAGCATTCTGAATTTGTTGGAGTACCGTTAGAAGAGCAAAGGATAAAAATCAAAAAAGGTATAAAAATACTATCTACATACGGGATTGAACCACTTGTTTTTTTTGCTCCATCGCATACATTTGATAAAAATACGCTAATAGCATTAAAGAAAGAGAGCCAAATTCGCATCATATCTGATACGATTAGCAATAAACCATACAATGAATATGGATTTACTTTTGTTCCACAACAAAGTGGAAGTGTAAGAAAGTTGCCATTTGATCTTGTAACTTTTTGTTATCATCCAAATACTATGGAAGAAAATGATTTCTTAAAATTAGAATCATTTTTAAAAATTTATCAAAAAGACTTCATCAAATTTCCTCTTGAATATGTAGAGCGAAAAAAGAATATTTATGATAAGTTTTTAAGTTTTGCTTATTTTTCTTTGAGAAAAATAAGACATTTAAAAAAATAG
- a CDS encoding LysE family translocator, translated as MDWLLFITTFWVISLLPGLNMTLALSLGMSVGYKKTLFMIAGATISLGIVAFVCAVSVGAVLAKFPIFFQIFTVICAIYLLYLSYKMFLGSKFNLNEKAKDISSKALFWQGFMSSNPKAWAFLPLCFHSL; from the coding sequence ATGGACTGGTTGCTTTTTATAACTACTTTTTGGGTGATCTCACTACTTCCTGGGCTAAATATGACTTTGGCTCTTAGCCTTGGTATGAGCGTCGGCTATAAAAAAACGCTTTTTATGATAGCAGGAGCGACGATAAGTCTTGGCATAGTCGCTTTTGTATGCGCTGTTTCAGTAGGGGCGGTGTTGGCTAAATTCCCGATATTTTTTCAAATTTTTACCGTTATATGTGCTATTTATCTTTTGTATCTGAGCTATAAAATGTTTCTTGGAAGCAAATTTAACCTTAATGAAAAAGCAAAAGATATAAGTTCTAAAGCTCTGTTTTGGCAAGGATTTATGAGCTCAAATCCAAAGGCTTGGGCGTTTTTACCGCTTTGTTTCCACTCTTTGTAG
- a CDS encoding 3-isopropylmalate dehydratase small subunit, which translates to MSKVWKFKDNIDTDIIIAARYLNTSDPDILAKHIMEDADKDFYSKVTKGDIIVAGENFGCGSSREHAPLALKAAGISVIIAKSFARIFYRNSFNTGLLILECQRTDEINEGDELEIGFSEGIIKNLTQKTEYKFEPIPEFMQELVRSGGLINYAKKSL; encoded by the coding sequence ATGTCAAAAGTATGGAAATTTAAAGATAATATTGATACTGATATAATAATCGCCGCAAGATATTTAAACACAAGCGATCCAGATATCCTTGCAAAACATATAATGGAAGATGCGGATAAGGATTTTTATAGTAAAGTTACAAAAGGCGATATAATCGTAGCCGGAGAGAACTTTGGTTGTGGAAGTAGTCGTGAGCACGCTCCTTTAGCTCTAAAAGCAGCTGGTATCAGTGTGATAATTGCAAAGTCTTTTGCGAGAATTTTTTATAGAAATAGCTTTAACACAGGACTTTTGATACTAGAATGTCAAAGAACTGATGAGATAAATGAAGGTGATGAGCTAGAAATAGGCTTTAGCGAAGGAATAATCAAAAATTTAACTCAAAAAACAGAGTATAAATTTGAACCGATTCCTGAGTTTATGCAAGAGCTTGTGAGATCTGGCGGACTTATAAACTATGCTAAAAAAAGTTTATAA
- a CDS encoding LysE family translocator produces the protein MDWILFITSFFLAALSPGLNMLMSLTIGLSAGYKRAFLFILSSTFCLAAIVFLSGVGIGFLITKFPFFFTILRIFGAFYLFFIAYKMFLATKVDGDIKIDVRNLSAKAIVFQGFVSSFGDPIIWGFMISLLPKFMDVHNPFNSTFAAFIIVIACIEFVATNIYATFGSSVKRFFSSNFKIINKISATMFLLLGVWMLFDAFKSF, from the coding sequence ATGGATTGGATTTTATTTATTACAAGCTTCTTTTTGGCTGCTTTAAGCCCCGGGCTAAATATGCTTATGTCGCTTACTATCGGGCTTAGCGCAGGTTATAAAAGAGCGTTTTTATTTATCTTGTCATCTACTTTTTGTTTGGCTGCTATAGTATTTTTAAGCGGAGTTGGGATAGGATTTTTGATAACTAAATTTCCATTTTTCTTTACTATTCTTAGGATTTTTGGCGCGTTTTATCTATTTTTTATAGCTTATAAGATGTTTTTGGCTACTAAAGTAGATGGTGATATAAAGATAGATGTTAGAAATTTAAGTGCAAAAGCTATAGTTTTTCAAGGATTTGTAAGCTCTTTTGGCGATCCTATTATATGGGGATTTATGATAAGCTTGCTACCTAAATTTATGGACGTTCATAATCCTTTTAACTCTACTTTTGCGGCATTTATCATAGTGATAGCTTGCATAGAGTTTGTAGCTACAAATATCTATGCTACTTTTGGATCAAGCGTAAAGAGGTTTTTTAGTTCAAACTTTAAGATCATAAACAAGATCAGTGCAACGATGTTTTTATTACTTGGAGTTTGGATGCTTTTTGACGCGTTTAAATCTTTTTAG
- a CDS encoding CCA tRNA nucleotidyltransferase, translating to MLKIALNLSQNNELGALIKFLKKHTKRAYLVGGCVRDLLLGLPNSDFDIEIYDISSDKFDDLMKDIGASGVGKSYFVYKFKNFDLSLPRIESKNGVGHKAFDVFYCNDEMIASKRRDFTINSIMLNIFTGEILDFWGGKQDLKSNTLRVIDENSFKDDSLRVLRAVQFAARFALRADNNSLKIMQSIDISDLSLERKRQELEKFFKAEHQTFGVRLLMDLGLDKKLFGVKLSTEFGKKVEKHFALLQDSRVFLYDLIGEYRLDPKQILSSLSLGKFYRRLINEPFLKRCTKFDMMKISLNMSLSQWLGLNTKKRISLAKELGFYDKKFSPVIDISAANGLKSKELGKFIEQQKELAIKKYLRIKN from the coding sequence ATGTTGAAAATCGCCTTAAACTTATCTCAAAATAACGAGTTAGGCGCTCTTATAAAATTCCTAAAAAAACATACAAAACGCGCTTATTTGGTAGGCGGATGTGTCAGAGATCTGTTGCTTGGCTTGCCAAATAGCGACTTTGATATAGAAATATATGATATTTCTAGCGATAAATTTGATGATTTGATGAAAGATATCGGCGCTAGTGGTGTAGGTAAAAGCTACTTTGTATATAAATTTAAAAACTTTGATCTAAGCCTTCCTAGAATCGAGAGTAAAAATGGTGTAGGGCATAAAGCTTTTGACGTTTTTTACTGCAATGATGAAATGATCGCTAGCAAAAGGCGTGACTTTACGATAAATTCCATAATGCTAAATATTTTTACCGGTGAAATTCTTGACTTTTGGGGTGGCAAACAAGACTTAAAGAGCAACACTTTAAGAGTTATAGATGAAAATAGCTTTAAAGATGATAGCCTTAGGGTGTTAAGAGCTGTGCAGTTTGCGGCTAGATTTGCCTTAAGAGCAGATAATAATAGTTTGAAAATAATGCAAAGTATCGACATAAGCGACTTGAGTTTAGAGCGAAAACGCCAGGAGCTTGAGAAATTTTTCAAAGCAGAACATCAAACTTTTGGAGTTAGGTTGCTTATGGATTTAGGCTTAGACAAAAAACTTTTTGGAGTAAAACTCAGCACTGAATTTGGTAAAAAAGTGGAAAAACATTTTGCTTTGTTGCAAGATAGTAGAGTTTTTTTGTATGATCTCATAGGCGAGTATAGGCTTGATCCAAAACAAATTTTATCAAGTTTAAGTCTAGGAAAGTTTTATCGTAGGCTAATTAACGAGCCATTTTTAAAAAGATGTACTAAATTTGATATGATGAAAATATCTCTAAATATGAGTTTATCGCAGTGGCTGGGGCTAAATACTAAAAAAAGGATAAGCTTAGCAAAAGAACTTGGTTTTTATGATAAAAAGTTTAGTCCAGTTATAGATATAAGCGCGGCTAATGGGCTAAAATCAAAAGAGCTAGGTAAATTTATAGAGCAACAAAAAGAGCTAGCGATAAAAAAATACTTAAGGATAAAAAATTGA
- a CDS encoding Ppx/GppA phosphatase family protein: MICIDLGSNTLRACLMNDELEVVQTYEKIVGSARNLSDKGLSDQAKKRIYDALVQLKSRFDFDSNLHIAVATEAFRLAKNAKDFFEFISSDLGINFNIISGFLEAKLTRLGVENRAKKLGVNIEKSLLIDLGGASTEISFGDNFASFKFGIVRFWQECDFDIKDSDKFAKFAKIKTSEALKFIDGFKFENIILTSGVPTSVAALKLGLKYDDYDARLINGMVLDMNDFYDAARILYAAKDPDLLVGDDRTELVIAGVWLMSSMISKFKVPFIVIDDGLREGVGVGAKLELLNLKE, encoded by the coding sequence TTGATCTGTATCGATCTAGGCTCAAATACTCTTAGAGCTTGTTTGATGAATGATGAGCTTGAAGTAGTCCAGACTTATGAAAAAATAGTAGGATCTGCTAGAAATTTAAGCGATAAAGGACTTAGCGATCAAGCCAAGAAAAGGATTTATGATGCTTTGGTTCAGCTAAAAAGTAGGTTTGATTTTGACTCAAATTTACATATTGCAGTCGCAACGGAGGCTTTTAGACTAGCTAAAAATGCTAAAGACTTTTTTGAGTTCATATCTAGTGATTTGGGTATAAACTTCAACATTATAAGTGGATTTCTTGAGGCAAAACTTACTAGGCTAGGCGTGGAAAATAGGGCAAAAAAGCTCGGAGTAAATATAGAAAAATCTCTGCTTATAGATCTTGGGGGAGCTAGTACGGAGATAAGTTTTGGGGATAATTTTGCTAGTTTTAAGTTTGGCATAGTTAGATTTTGGCAAGAATGTGACTTTGATATAAAAGATAGTGATAAATTTGCCAAATTCGCAAAAATAAAAACTAGTGAAGCTTTAAAGTTTATAGACGGTTTTAAATTTGAAAATATCATCTTGACTTCTGGAGTTCCTACAAGTGTAGCAGCACTTAAACTAGGATTAAAATATGATGATTACGATGCAAGGCTGATAAATGGTATGGTTTTAGATATGAATGATTTTTATGATGCGGCGCGGATATTGTACGCCGCAAAAGATCCGGATTTGCTAGTTGGAGATGATAGAACAGAGCTTGTTATAGCCGGAGTTTGGCTAATGTCCTCTATGATATCTAAATTTAAAGTACCTTTTATCGTCATTGATGATGGGCTTAGAGAAGGTGTCGGAGTCGGCGCTAAGCTTGAACTATTAAATTTAAAGGAGTAA
- a CDS encoding GspE/PulE family protein translates to MNSIDKQVLLSLVKDKKLDSSLALELEGQIIENGIKNTLVNNNYITNEDFLLALFDLYKRDRINLKDVSEHFILDSNLFLTNLAKHFKFTYCDLENTNLDYNLSSKFPVAQLKKMGALPIKEDEINVYVAFKNPFDIEAQDRVSYLFNRKLLKIAVCDPAQIDKYMSKIELNESVNGLISDIRKEIGNNTASDNDSSGILKLIEAILKSSIEARASDIHIEPSETHCIVRSRIDGMLTESFIFDKDIYPPLVSRIKLLSNMDIAERRKPQDGRFSAQILGREYDFRISTLPILNGESIVLRILDKSKVIISLENLGMHPKNFAKFKNAMHSPYGIILVTGPTGSGKTTTLYGALNDVKSIEKKIITVEDPVEYQLNMIQQVHVNEKVGLTFAMALRSILRQDPDIIMIGEIRDQETLRIAIQAALTGHLVLSTLHTNDAISAIIRIIDMGIESYLVSGALIGIEAQRLVRRLCPNCKQKITLPSNVLEDIKEYLPQNYEFYKSVGCEQCSGTGFLGREMISEILPISDKIQSMIASGSSKEDIKKVALEEGFIDMFHDGIIRAANGITTIEEVYRVAKT, encoded by the coding sequence ATGAATTCCATAGATAAACAAGTTTTACTTTCATTAGTAAAAGATAAAAAACTAGATAGCTCTTTGGCTCTTGAGCTTGAAGGACAGATCATAGAAAACGGCATAAAAAATACGCTTGTAAATAACAACTATATAACAAATGAAGATTTTTTACTAGCTTTATTTGATCTGTACAAAAGAGATAGAATAAATCTTAAAGACGTATCCGAACATTTTATACTGGATTCAAATTTATTTTTAACAAACTTAGCCAAACATTTTAAATTTACATACTGCGATCTTGAAAATACAAATTTAGATTACAATCTCTCTTCAAAGTTTCCAGTAGCCCAACTCAAAAAAATGGGCGCCCTACCAATAAAAGAAGATGAAATAAACGTATATGTAGCGTTTAAAAACCCATTTGACATAGAAGCTCAAGATAGAGTCAGTTACCTTTTTAACAGAAAATTGCTAAAAATAGCAGTATGCGACCCGGCACAAATAGATAAATATATGAGCAAAATCGAGTTAAACGAAAGCGTAAATGGACTGATATCAGATATAAGAAAAGAGATCGGAAATAATACGGCCTCAGATAACGACAGCAGCGGCATCTTAAAGCTTATTGAAGCTATACTAAAATCATCTATAGAAGCAAGAGCAAGCGATATCCATATAGAACCATCAGAAACCCACTGTATCGTAAGAAGTAGGATAGATGGTATGCTAACTGAGAGTTTTATATTTGATAAAGATATATATCCGCCATTAGTAAGCCGTATAAAATTACTTTCAAATATGGACATAGCAGAGCGTAGAAAACCGCAAGACGGACGTTTTTCGGCTCAAATTTTAGGACGCGAGTATGACTTTCGTATCTCAACTCTACCTATCTTAAACGGTGAAAGTATAGTTTTAAGGATACTTGATAAATCAAAAGTTATCATCAGCTTAGAAAATTTAGGAATGCACCCGAAGAACTTTGCTAAATTTAAAAATGCTATGCACTCCCCTTATGGCATCATACTAGTCACTGGACCTACTGGAAGCGGTAAAACTACGACGCTTTATGGAGCTTTGAACGACGTAAAAAGTATCGAAAAAAAGATCATAACAGTAGAAGATCCAGTCGAATATCAACTAAATATGATACAGCAAGTTCACGTCAATGAAAAAGTCGGCTTGACATTTGCTATGGCTTTGCGTTCGATTTTAAGGCAGGATCCAGATATCATAATGATAGGCGAGATCAGAGATCAAGAAACACTTAGGATAGCTATCCAAGCAGCTCTTACTGGACACTTAGTCCTTTCTACCTTGCACACAAATGACGCTATTTCCGCTATAATCCGTATAATAGACATGGGTATAGAAAGTTATTTAGTAAGCGGTGCACTTATAGGCATAGAAGCCCAAAGACTAGTTAGAAGACTATGCCCAAACTGCAAACAAAAGATAACTCTTCCAAGCAATGTTCTTGAAGATATCAAAGAGTATCTGCCACAAAACTATGAATTTTATAAAAGCGTAGGTTGCGAACAGTGCTCTGGAACTGGATTTTTAGGTAGAGAAATGATCAGTGAGATACTACCTATAAGTGATAAAATTCAATCAATGATAGCATCTGGTTCGTCAAAAGAAGATATAAAAAAAGTAGCTTTAGAAGAAGGCTTTATAGATATGTTTCATGATGGTATCATAAGAGCTGCAAACGGTATAACAACGATAGAAGAAGTGTATAGAGTAGCTAAAACATGA
- a CDS encoding type II secretion system F family protein: MKIYEIEQMINFKRTKVIIKADSLNQARNLAKEQNNGLILKAHEISSIPLDVQIEQIKEQLTKFFLNSKIKIPNLVALVRQISVMSNAGISIHDCIKEAVSSTSDKKLRGIFENVSIDLNAGMSLTESLKKYEYELGHIFIAMIRLGEEGGNLSEALKKLADILQEVWDNQKKFKKAIRYPITVIVAIIIAFVLLMVVVVPKFREIFEQLNATLPLPTIILLNIEYVLSNFGLYILGGIIVSIFLIKKFYKSNSDFKFLSDKYLLKVYLIGDIIYLATMHRFNLVFSELVKAGIPVANALDDACLTIQNSYIKDKMSNVKISVQQGNSLNSAFRDTKLYESMLIQMISAGEKSGSLDSMLEKVTDYYKDKFDNIIDNISSYVEPILLVFIACAVILLGLGIFMPMWDMTNAVK; the protein is encoded by the coding sequence ATGAAAATTTATGAAATAGAACAGATGATAAACTTTAAGCGGACTAAAGTCATCATAAAAGCAGATAGTCTAAATCAAGCTAGAAATTTGGCAAAAGAACAAAATAACGGTTTGATCTTAAAAGCTCACGAGATAAGCTCCATACCTCTTGACGTGCAAATAGAGCAGATCAAAGAACAACTAACCAAATTCTTTTTAAATTCAAAAATAAAAATACCAAATTTAGTTGCCCTAGTAAGACAAATAAGTGTTATGTCAAATGCAGGGATTTCCATACACGACTGTATAAAAGAAGCCGTTTCTAGTACATCTGATAAAAAACTTAGAGGCATATTTGAAAACGTAAGCATAGACTTAAACGCCGGTATGAGTCTAACTGAGTCGCTCAAAAAATACGAATACGAACTCGGACATATATTTATAGCCATGATCAGGCTTGGAGAAGAAGGCGGAAATCTCTCAGAAGCACTCAAAAAGCTAGCTGATATTTTACAAGAAGTATGGGATAATCAAAAGAAATTCAAAAAAGCTATAAGATATCCTATCACCGTCATCGTAGCCATAATCATAGCTTTTGTTTTACTTATGGTCGTAGTAGTGCCGAAATTTAGAGAAATTTTCGAGCAACTAAATGCTACGCTTCCGCTTCCTACCATAATCTTACTAAATATAGAATACGTCCTTAGCAATTTCGGGCTATATATACTTGGCGGAATCATTGTTTCGATTTTTCTTATCAAAAAATTTTACAAATCAAATAGCGATTTTAAATTTTTATCTGATAAATATCTACTAAAAGTTTATCTAATAGGAGATATAATATATCTTGCGACTATGCATAGATTTAATCTTGTATTTTCCGAGCTAGTTAAGGCTGGTATCCCTGTAGCAAATGCTTTAGATGACGCATGTTTAACTATACAAAACTCATATATAAAAGATAAGATGTCAAACGTAAAAATAAGCGTCCAGCAAGGAAATTCACTAAATTCGGCATTTAGAGACACAAAACTTTATGAAAGTATGCTTATACAAATGATAAGCGCAGGGGAGAAAAGTGGTAGTTTAGACTCTATGCTAGAAAAAGTTACGGATTATTATAAAGATAAATTTGACAATATCATAGACAATATATCAAGCTACGTAGAGCCGATACTACTTGTATTTATAGCGTGTGCGGTCATACTTTTAGGACTTGGTATTTTTATGCCTATGTGGGATATGACAAACGCCGTAAAATAA
- the leuB gene encoding 3-isopropylmalate dehydrogenase, whose translation MKRYNICVIKGDGIGPEIADEAIKVLDSVSAKFGFELNYEYFLMGGAAIDVFGVPLPDETLDAALKSDAVLFGAIGGEKWDSLPRNLRPESGLLKIRKSLGAYANLRPALIFDELVNASTLKPEVLQDVDLLVVRELTGGLYFGEPRKKEEDRAYNTMVYSTSEIQRIAKIAFEAALKRDKKVCMVDKANVLETSQLWREVTTKVAKDYPEVSLEFMYVDNAAMQLVRNPAQFDVILTENLFGDILSDEASMICGSIGLLPSASLGGKVGIYEPIHGSAPDIAGQGIANPIAMILSAAMMLKYAFNENDAANVIEKAVRAVLKDGYRTKDIAKFDAKEICTTSEIGSIISDYVKKI comes from the coding sequence ATGAAAAGATATAATATATGTGTTATAAAAGGTGATGGTATAGGTCCAGAAATAGCAGACGAAGCGATAAAAGTCCTTGATAGCGTGAGTGCGAAATTTGGGTTTGAGTTAAACTACGAATATTTTTTAATGGGTGGGGCTGCTATCGATGTTTTTGGCGTTCCGCTTCCTGATGAGACTTTGGACGCTGCTTTAAAAAGTGATGCTGTACTTTTTGGGGCTATTGGTGGTGAAAAATGGGACTCTCTCCCTAGAAATCTTCGCCCTGAAAGTGGACTTTTAAAGATAAGAAAATCACTTGGAGCTTATGCAAATTTACGTCCAGCTCTTATATTTGACGAGCTTGTAAATGCTTCTACTTTAAAGCCTGAAGTTTTGCAAGATGTCGATTTACTAGTGGTTCGTGAGCTTACTGGTGGACTTTATTTTGGCGAGCCTAGAAAAAAAGAAGAAGATAGAGCTTATAATACTATGGTATATAGCACAAGCGAAATACAAAGGATAGCCAAGATCGCTTTTGAAGCAGCTCTTAAAAGAGATAAAAAAGTTTGTATGGTAGATAAAGCAAACGTACTAGAAACATCTCAACTTTGGAGAGAAGTGACTACAAAAGTCGCAAAAGACTATCCTGAAGTAAGCTTAGAGTTTATGTATGTGGATAACGCTGCTATGCAGCTAGTAAGAAATCCGGCGCAATTTGACGTTATTTTAACTGAGAATTTATTTGGCGACATACTTAGCGATGAAGCTAGTATGATATGTGGCTCTATCGGGTTGCTTCCTAGTGCGTCTCTTGGCGGAAAAGTCGGGATTTATGAGCCTATACACGGAAGTGCTCCTGATATCGCAGGACAAGGCATCGCAAATCCTATAGCTATGATACTTTCAGCTGCTATGATGCTAAAATACGCATTTAATGAAAATGACGCTGCTAATGTCATAGAAAAAGCAGTTCGCGCAGTGTTAAAAGATGGATATAGAACAAAAGATATAGCCAAATTCGACGCCAAAGAGATATGCACTACAAGCGAGATCGGCTCTATAATCAGTGATTACGTAAAGAAAATATGA